TATTTAAAATTTAGAACTAGATAAAATTATTACGCTTTCTCTGAGTTCTTTTATGTCGGGACTATATTTAGTTTTACGTTTTTTTACATATCTTAGAACACCAATTTCCTTTAAATACCAGCCTGCTTTTGTAGCAATGTCGCCAATAATTAAATCTACAGGCAATTCAAGCCCTGCATAAGCTGAATTAGAAACGACAAACCAAATCTGAGAATCTTTTGTTGCTTTAGCTTTTAATAAATTCAAAACATTTAACATGTCTTCAAAGTAAGCCTGAATCATCAGCGGAATATATTTGCTCATGAGATTTTCTTTATTTTTATTGATGTGGATCATTGTCTTTTCATAAAGTATCCCAAAGTCATCAATCATTGGTTCCTGCCACTTTGCCTGAACATGAGAACGTACTGTTTCAAGTCTTAAGTCATACAGTTTTTGTCTGCTTTTAATAAACTTACCTAAGAACAGTTCAGGTCTGTATATGTCTGTATAGTCAAATGTATTAAGATATGGTGGTGATGTAATGCAAAGTTTAAAGTTCTTTAATTCATTTGAGGTCTTCAAGATATTTCTGCAATCACCTTTGAGAATTTTTGATTTTATGTGAATGGGGTTCTCTTGAATATCAGACTTTATGTTTGATAGATTTTGTATCAATGCCCTAAGAAATGACTCTTTATCAAACCTGTTTTTTTTCCAAGTGTCGCGATAGCGAAGGCATTTACCATCTCTTTTAGCATTACAATTTTGCATTGCTGCTGAAATTAATGCAAGTCGAATCAACTTGCGAACATTTGATCCTGTAATAGAATATGTATGTTTCCAACCACCTTCAAAAGAATTTAAGACATCATTATTAAATAGCCATTTGTCAAGTTTTTCTGTCTCAGAAAAGGTTGAAAATCCCAAAAGAGGAGAGGGTTTTCCTGTTTCAACAGACTTCAATAATTTGTTTTCCAATCTATTCAGTTGGGAAATTTCTGCGTTCTTGATTTTTGCATCTGAAAGAAATGAAGTAAAGGGGTTAACCTCAATTCCTACTGATTTGTGTCCAAGAAGCGATGCAGTTAAAGTTGTTGTGCCACTGCCATTAAACGGATCAATAATTAAATCGTCTCTTGCCACGCCCGTTTGCTCAATTGCTTTCTCAACTAAGGTAGGTGAAAAGCCCTCTTTGTAATAATACCACCTATGTCTTGGTAAATTCGTTGTATCTTCGTAATTTGAATAACCACCGTTTTTAAGAATAAAATTATCGTTTAGTTTTTCGTGCATAATATATTTATGAGCACACTGGTTCTGCAAACATTCTTATTGGTTTTTCAAAACCAAGTATTGATTCATGGAATTTTTTATCCTCATTAATAACAATATCAATATCCTTATAACACATACCATCGGCAGTGTTTATTGTTGTTTTGTCAGGAGTCAAATTATTCCTTCTGCCATCAATAACGACTAAATATGATTTCAGAATTGTCGTTGGTGCGTCTGAGGATGCAGTGTCAAAGTATTCTTTAAGTTGAGCTATTCCCTGATTTGCTCGTGGGTCACCATGAGTATATATTTCTCCATCAGCTTCTTTTTTAACTGTTCCAATAAATTTTATTTCAATAAGAGCTGTTCTGTTTGCTTCACGCCACTGAATTTTAATATCAACTGGTTTTGGTTTACTTAAATCTCCAACAACATTATATTCCCTTGACGATTCCATTGAAATCCCTCTTGCAAAAAAAGTGCTTAGAAATTCATGCAAAGACAATTGCATAAATTTTTCAGGAATGTTGCTCCCGCTACCCCCTCCTTTAAAGAAAAGTCTTTTGGTATCTGCCCACGAATCAGAAAAATGTTTACAAGTAGATTTGAGAATTTTAGATTTAGAATAATGGCATAAAGCCTGAACCAAATCATTGAACTGAGTAGCGAATCTACTACCCTTGTTATAAATAGTGATATCTATTTTTGATCCATTGGCAAAAAAATATTCTTTGTTATTATTGAAGTGATAGATTAGTGTTTTGGTCTGTTTAAATAATTCATCTGGATCTTGATCTTCCCAAATAATCATTTTACTACTATCAGTAAAAACTTGAATGATTAATAAGCCACCAGTGCGATTCAAAAGTATATTCTTATCATATAGAAGTGCCCCCTTTGATTCGTCAAAACATGGTTGGTCATTTAAATCTTTGCAAACGAAAAAATCACCTTTGAAAAAGCTAGGTTCAAAGTACCTGTAAATCTCGTTTAAAGATTTGGCAACAACTTCAAGCGCTTTACTTGCTGGGTCAACATTACCAAAAGCACGCATTACTTTAGCGATATAATGATCTGAGAGAGTTCTTATTATTT
This genomic interval from Pseudomonadota bacterium contains the following:
- a CDS encoding site-specific DNA-methyltransferase gives rise to the protein MHEKLNDNFILKNGGYSNYEDTTNLPRHRWYYYKEGFSPTLVEKAIEQTGVARDDLIIDPFNGSGTTTLTASLLGHKSVGIEVNPFTSFLSDAKIKNAEISQLNRLENKLLKSVETGKPSPLLGFSTFSETEKLDKWLFNNDVLNSFEGGWKHTYSITGSNVRKLIRLALISAAMQNCNAKRDGKCLRYRDTWKKNRFDKESFLRALIQNLSNIKSDIQENPIHIKSKILKGDCRNILKTSNELKNFKLCITSPPYLNTFDYTDIYRPELFLGKFIKSRQKLYDLRLETVRSHVQAKWQEPMIDDFGILYEKTMIHINKNKENLMSKYIPLMIQAYFEDMLNVLNLLKAKATKDSQIWFVVSNSAYAGLELPVDLIIGDIATKAGWYLKEIGVLRYVKKRKTKYSPDIKELRESVIILSSSKF